From the genome of Candidatus Goldiibacteriota bacterium HGW-Goldbacteria-1, one region includes:
- a CDS encoding HNH endonuclease, with the protein MEPEHRVLLLNATYEPLAVLSGRRALKLLFNNKAHVVEQSNKVFSTVRARLKLPSVIQTEYFVRRPYKKPKFSKKAVFIRDNFTCQYCGKTINKPTLDHILPRCRGGVNSWTNVITACHTCNNKKSNKIPKEAGMKLLSSPCEPRYLIYTELSTPGNLEKWRKYFDAYSGAQPQEEFAAAQA; encoded by the coding sequence ATGGAACCCGAACACAGGGTACTACTGTTAAACGCCACTTATGAACCGCTTGCGGTCCTGTCAGGACGCAGGGCTTTAAAACTATTGTTCAACAACAAAGCCCATGTAGTGGAGCAGAGCAATAAGGTCTTTTCCACCGTCAGGGCCCGCCTTAAACTGCCCTCGGTAATCCAGACAGAATATTTCGTAAGAAGGCCTTATAAAAAACCAAAATTCTCCAAGAAAGCCGTCTTTATCAGGGATAACTTCACCTGCCAATACTGCGGCAAAACTATTAATAAACCCACCCTTGACCATATTCTTCCACGGTGCCGCGGCGGGGTAAACAGCTGGACAAACGTAATAACCGCATGCCACACCTGCAACAATAAAAAAAGCAATAAGATACCCAAAGAGGCAGGAATGAAACTGCTTTCATCCCCCTGTGAGCCGCGTTATCTTATTTACACCGAACTATCCACGCCGGGAAATCTTGAAAAATGGCGCAAATATTTTGACGCTTACTCCGGCGCGCAGCCACAGGAAGAATTCGCAGCCGCGCAGGCGTGA
- the lpxD gene encoding UDP-3-O-(3-hydroxymyristoyl)glucosamine N-acyltransferase, which produces MEITAAELAQKLGGSLNGDSGIKVSGINELKGAGPKDVSFILGKKYAEEAKTSSAIVILSDSVDSLPGKAVIKVENAKVAYVAVLNIFYPEPERKEFRGTFVSVSKSAVIGNNTAIHDFAVIGEDNHIGNNVIIGSCVVLGKNVKIGNNTVIEPNVSVYDNTIIGDSTIIHAGTTIGGDGFGLIPGKDGIIKVPQVGFVEIGSFAEIGNNCCIDRGAFGPTKIGNMVKLDNLVHIAHNVKICDCTIIAAQTGVAGSTKIGSGCIIGGQVGVTDHIEVGNFVQVGSQAGVSKDIEDKAVITGTPAKPFMEEKKQQAYIGKLKELFDRVKLLEDKSTKE; this is translated from the coding sequence ATGGAAATCACAGCCGCAGAACTTGCGCAAAAGCTGGGCGGTTCCTTAAATGGTGATTCCGGAATAAAAGTTTCCGGCATCAATGAATTAAAGGGAGCAGGTCCCAAAGATGTAAGTTTTATACTGGGTAAAAAATACGCGGAAGAGGCTAAAACCTCTTCCGCGATAGTTATTTTATCTGACAGCGTTGATTCGTTGCCGGGAAAAGCCGTAATTAAAGTGGAAAACGCGAAGGTGGCATATGTTGCTGTCCTGAATATTTTTTATCCTGAACCTGAAAGAAAAGAGTTCAGGGGCACCTTTGTTTCTGTTTCAAAGTCTGCAGTTATTGGCAATAATACGGCCATTCATGATTTCGCGGTAATTGGCGAAGATAATCATATAGGAAATAATGTAATTATCGGTTCCTGTGTGGTGCTGGGTAAAAACGTAAAAATAGGAAATAATACTGTCATTGAACCGAACGTATCGGTCTATGATAATACCATAATCGGCGACAGTACAATAATACACGCCGGCACTACAATAGGCGGAGACGGTTTTGGCCTTATACCCGGCAAAGACGGAATTATAAAAGTGCCGCAGGTGGGTTTTGTAGAAATAGGCAGTTTTGCAGAGATTGGAAATAACTGCTGCATTGACAGGGGCGCTTTTGGCCCCACCAAAATCGGCAATATGGTTAAGCTGGATAATCTTGTTCATATCGCGCATAATGTAAAAATTTGTGACTGCACAATAATTGCGGCGCAGACAGGTGTCGCGGGCAGTACAAAAATTGGTTCCGGCTGCATAATAGGCGGGCAGGTGGGCGTCACGGACCATATAGAAGTGGGGAATTTTGTTCAGGTGGGCTCGCAGGCGGGGGTATCAAAAGATATAGAGGATAAAGCCGTAATAACAGGCACGCCCGCCAAACCTTTTATGGAAGAAAAGAAACAGCAGGCATATATAGGCAAATTAAAGGAATTATTTGACAGGGTGAAATTGCTGGAAGATAAAAGTACAAAAGAATGA
- a CDS encoding peptidyl-prolyl cis-trans isomerase — translation MQMRKMLAVSMVFVMAVFAVSCGKETKKAEVQSAEVKVEAASAGSQIAVIETEKGTIKFKFFSEDAPGTVANFVKLTESGFYNGLVFHRYEPGFVIQGGDPKGNGTGGPGYNIKAEFNKNPHIAGTVAMARSANPDSAGSQFYICLAPAPFLDNNYTVFGQVTEGMETVLKLRAGDKMTKVSIEK, via the coding sequence ATGCAAATGCGTAAGATGTTGGCTGTATCAATGGTATTTGTAATGGCGGTATTTGCCGTGTCATGCGGCAAGGAAACAAAAAAAGCGGAAGTGCAAAGCGCGGAGGTAAAAGTGGAAGCGGCATCAGCGGGAAGTCAGATAGCGGTAATAGAAACGGAAAAAGGTACAATTAAGTTTAAATTTTTCAGTGAAGATGCGCCGGGCACGGTGGCAAATTTTGTTAAACTTACAGAATCAGGCTTTTATAATGGGCTTGTTTTTCACAGGTATGAACCCGGGTTTGTTATACAGGGCGGGGATCCAAAAGGTAATGGTACCGGCGGCCCCGGATACAACATTAAAGCTGAATTCAATAAGAATCCGCACATTGCCGGAACTGTGGCCATGGCGCGTTCCGCTAATCCCGACAGCGCGGGAAGCCAGTTTTATATCTGCCTTGCGCCTGCGCCTTTTCTTGACAACAACTATACGGTTTTTGGACAGGTGACAGAAGGAATGGAAACTGTTCTTAAGTTAAGGGCAGGGGATAAGATGACAAAGGTTTCAATAGAAAAATAA
- the bamA gene encoding outer membrane protein assembly factor BamA, whose translation MRQTNIKLTTLWSCKNIALCYNGSVLYKNSGGIMLNKTKKAFLALFLIVFASLCVYAEDEIIDDVRILGIEKSEEKDMLGKISYGPGMVFSTYKTREDIRNLYKTGRFDNVSVFTLTEDDKTILVYELTEKPKIEKIVISGNKGVGEGDIKGKFEISDEDKPAVPTSVKDEDTKTEKPKIKENEFFDEFILKKVIVQIEKMYKEKNFYYATVSYEVSEPAAVNEKNGKFVQITIKVNEGDKVKVKSIKAAGNNVFSVDKIKGLMKTKEEGWFVSGVFDDDQFIEDLKSIIRAYYQEGYVKAKINGYTLGELEGNKADIVKNYVVFDVQNNAINIEIPITENMQYKIKAIEIEGNELFTTEEIMDKLESKQGRSFDRIKFESDLMLIRSMYSEKGHIFAQFKDAYIYDDDTGEVAIKLSAEEGPVAYINQIKVRGNYVTKDKVITRELFVEENEPFDSTKIKKSQEAVYNLGFFDNVVIDTEQVSMDKLNLIFEVVERKTNTIGLGAGYSTVEGLVGYLQLTNANLFGEAKSFSADVQFGNKKKSWQLGYKDPWFFDTPTSFGVDVWNIFKNKLYNNQGYDLDTYGLDLSFGRRLNNNNKVFLTYRYQQDTYSAIDDALKPYVKEGGSQVSSLTPMYVFDDRDDIFDPNRGIYNTMSLQFGGGLLGGDYNYIKGLWDFRYFVPVYWKFVLGVHARIGNGWGYGSSYGDAAMPPTEKFYAGGTDTVRGYDERALGPIAGGNFLAVTNVELKLKLIDRMLTLVSFYDSGNCWENARDVDWSNPYLYPGFGFGIRFTVPGTVMLIRLDWGYALDPNYHVNGGKIHFNIGNIF comes from the coding sequence ATGCGTCAAACTAACATTAAATTAACAACTTTATGGAGTTGCAAAAATATAGCCTTGTGTTATAATGGCTCTGTTTTATATAAAAATAGCGGAGGAATTATGTTAAACAAGACAAAAAAGGCGTTTTTAGCCCTGTTTTTAATCGTTTTTGCTTCATTGTGCGTTTACGCGGAAGATGAAATAATTGACGATGTAAGAATCCTGGGTATTGAAAAATCTGAAGAAAAAGATATGCTTGGAAAGATTTCTTATGGTCCGGGAATGGTATTTTCCACATATAAAACAAGGGAAGATATCAGAAATCTTTATAAAACAGGAAGGTTTGATAATGTTTCTGTTTTTACCCTGACGGAAGATGATAAAACAATACTGGTTTATGAACTTACAGAGAAGCCAAAAATTGAAAAAATAGTGATTTCCGGCAATAAAGGCGTTGGTGAAGGCGATATAAAGGGCAAATTCGAGATATCTGATGAAGATAAGCCCGCGGTACCGACCTCTGTTAAAGATGAAGACACAAAAACGGAAAAACCAAAGATAAAAGAAAATGAATTTTTTGACGAATTCATATTAAAAAAAGTAATTGTTCAGATAGAGAAAATGTACAAAGAAAAGAATTTCTATTACGCGACAGTATCGTATGAAGTATCTGAACCTGCCGCGGTTAATGAGAAAAATGGAAAGTTTGTACAGATCACCATTAAAGTAAATGAAGGCGATAAGGTAAAAGTAAAAAGTATAAAAGCCGCGGGTAATAATGTTTTCAGCGTGGATAAGATAAAAGGCTTAATGAAGACAAAAGAAGAAGGCTGGTTTGTAAGCGGTGTATTTGACGATGATCAGTTTATAGAGGATCTTAAAAGCATAATCCGCGCGTATTATCAGGAAGGTTATGTTAAGGCAAAGATAAACGGATATACGCTTGGGGAACTGGAAGGTAATAAAGCGGATATTGTTAAGAATTACGTCGTGTTTGACGTGCAGAATAATGCCATAAATATAGAGATTCCAATAACAGAAAACATGCAGTATAAAATTAAAGCAATTGAAATAGAAGGTAATGAATTATTTACCACTGAAGAGATAATGGATAAACTTGAAAGCAAGCAGGGAAGGTCTTTTGACAGAATTAAGTTTGAATCTGACCTTATGCTTATCCGCAGTATGTATTCCGAAAAGGGGCATATCTTTGCCCAGTTTAAAGACGCTTATATATATGATGATGACACAGGGGAAGTTGCAATAAAACTTTCCGCTGAAGAAGGGCCTGTTGCTTACATAAACCAGATTAAAGTGCGCGGTAATTATGTGACAAAAGATAAAGTAATAACCAGAGAACTTTTTGTAGAGGAAAATGAGCCGTTTGACAGCACCAAAATAAAAAAGTCACAGGAAGCTGTTTATAACCTTGGTTTCTTTGATAATGTTGTAATTGATACCGAACAGGTAAGCATGGATAAACTGAACCTTATATTTGAAGTTGTGGAAAGAAAGACAAATACAATAGGGCTTGGCGCCGGGTACAGCACGGTGGAAGGGCTTGTGGGTTACCTTCAGCTTACCAACGCGAATCTTTTCGGCGAAGCAAAAAGTTTCAGCGCTGATGTTCAGTTTGGTAATAAGAAGAAAAGCTGGCAGCTTGGCTATAAAGACCCGTGGTTCTTTGACACCCCGACTTCGTTTGGTGTGGATGTGTGGAATATCTTTAAAAATAAACTTTATAACAACCAGGGTTATGACCTTGATACGTACGGCCTGGATTTAAGTTTTGGAAGAAGGCTTAACAATAATAATAAAGTTTTTCTTACTTATAGATATCAGCAGGATACATATTCCGCGATAGATGATGCGTTGAAACCATATGTAAAAGAAGGCGGAAGCCAGGTTTCCAGTTTAACCCCGATGTATGTATTTGATGACAGGGATGATATTTTTGACCCTAACAGGGGCATATATAACACTATGTCGCTTCAGTTTGGCGGCGGCCTTTTGGGCGGCGATTATAATTACATTAAAGGTTTATGGGATTTCAGGTATTTTGTTCCTGTTTACTGGAAGTTTGTACTTGGTGTGCACGCGCGCATAGGCAACGGATGGGGTTATGGCTCCAGTTATGGTGACGCGGCAATGCCCCCTACTGAAAAATTCTACGCGGGCGGCACAGATACAGTTCGCGGATATGACGAAAGGGCGCTTGGGCCGATTGCCGGCGGTAACTTTCTTGCGGTAACAAATGTGGAGCTTAAACTTAAACTTATAGACAGGATGCTTACTTTGGTATCTTTTTATGACAGCGGCAACTGCTGGGAAAATGCCAGGGATGTAGACTGGTCAAATCCTTATCTTTATCCGGGTTTTGGTTTTGGGATAAGGTTCACGGTGCCGGGCACTGTTATGCTTATAAGGCTTGACTGGGGCTACGCGCTTGACCCTAATTACCACGTGAACGGCGGAAAAATACACTTTAATATAGGCAATATATTTTAA